The Streptomyces sp. NBC_01142 genomic sequence CGGGCCAACCGGATCGCGGACGCCCTGGAAAGCATCCGCGACGCCGAAGGCCACCCCTTCCCCTGGGACATGGAGAACCCCACCTTCCGTGCCCTGCAGATCAAGGCCGTCCACTGGAGGGACGAGCACGGCCACGACATCAAGCAGGCGATCCTGCACGCGCTGGTCACCCAGGGCCTTGACGAGCGTGACCGCCGCTACGCCAAGGAGTACTACGAGAGCACCGGTGAGCGCCTGAACGCGCCCACCCCCCAGAAGGCGCCCCAGCCTGCCCCCGAGCAGACCGACCCCTCTATGCCGGGCCCGGCCGCCTTCGAGTTCACCACCGTCAAGAAGGTCCTGGGGGAGGTGGCCGCCGCGGACGGCACCTTCTGGTGGAAGGGAGAGACCAACAATCCCCAGACGAGCCAACTGCGCTCGCACTTTGTCCCCCTTGAGGTGCCGGTCCTCGTCCGGATCCAGGAATCCCCCGACGAAAAGGGCGCGAAAATAGGCTGGATCCAGGTTCTGGACGCGGCCACCGGCGAGCAGATAAAGAACATCCGCTCCACCGACCACGTCCTGGTCGCCTCGCCTCTCGCTTCCGGCGAGACGGCCTCCGGACAGCGACGCTTCGTCTCCCTCGGCCAAGTCCGCACCCACCTGATATCGGCAAGGATCCCCGGACTGAGCCCGGGACGCCGCATCGAGGTGCGCAAACTCGCCCAGGACCGCGAACTGGTGGAGCTCACCGACGACGGACAGTTCGCCATCCGCCGCACCGGCGACACCTTCGAGGTGCTTCCCGCCGGCAGCGGCCTGCCCTTCGACGGACTACTGCCCGACCTCTACCTCACCCCCGAGGCCTCCCGCGACCTCGCCGTCACCCCCCAGCCCCTGGAGGGACTGCCCACCCTGGAAGAAGCGCGCGCCTTCGCCGGCCGACTCACCGAGCTGGAGACCACCACCGGGATGCCGATCGACTGGAGCGACCCTCGGCTGGGCACCCAGCTCAGCGCCGCGGACGTCGTCCACCTCAACCACACCATCCTGGAGGAGCGCGCCCACCACGACCGCGCGAACGACAACCACAACTCCCCCAGCGACGCCATGTGGCAGCTCTTCGAGGCCCAGCCCCAGCGCCCCGAACAGAGTGACGACACCCTCCGCTGGGCCGACTCCCTCACCCCCGGCGACTGGGTCTGGCTGCGGATCAACGACGAGGACAAGGCCTGGGAAGTCACCCAGCGCGCCGACACCGAGTTCGGCACCGTAGCGATCAACCTGGACGACGACAGCACCTGGCACCTGCCCCGCAACCTGCCCGTACAGCGCCCGGGCGCGGACACCGTCCTCGACGCCGACGGCGAGCCCATCGGCCTGCGCCTGGACGCCGAATACGTGCTCAACGACGACGTCATCGAATTCGACCTGGCTCCCGACGGCACACCGCTTGCACCGACCGGCGCCGCCGGGATAGCCGTCGCCGACACCATCCGGATCCGCGGCCGCGCCATGGTGACCCACAACCACCCCCACGGCGGCAGCGAGCGCACCTACCTGATGGACGCCACGATCGTGAACGGCGCGGACATCCAGCCGGCCTCGGTCGAGTTGAAGGCCACGGCCTTCGAACTGCCCGAGCACGTCTACCGGCTCTCCTTGCGCGCGCCGCTCGCACCGCAGGAGTCACAGCCGCAACCCACCGCCCTGGCCCGGCCGACACCTCAGCCGGTCGTCACACCCGAGCCGAAAGCAGAGGCCGCGCCGGACCCGGACGCGGAACTGGAGCTGACCGCAGAACTCAAGGCGGAGCTGGCAGCCGAACTCGCAGCCGGCGCCGACCGGGACCTGGACATCGAGGCGGAGCTCGCAGCAGTTCTGGAGCTGGCATCCGCACTCGAAGCCGGCGCAGACCTGGAGCCGGAGGCCGACCCGGAGGTCGAGGCCGACGAGCTGGAGTCCGCGCACGAAGCGGACGCCGACGTGGACCCGGACCCGGAGCCCGAGCTGGAACCCGAGCCTGAGCCCGAGCCGCGGGAGGAGGCAGAGCCGCAGAACGTGACGGCGCTGCCCACCAAGCGGTCCGAGGGTGAGGAATTGCGCCGGGGCCTGCTGCGCCTGCTCAACGCCCCCGGCGCACCCACCACGCCCACCGAGCACGGGGTCGCTGGCGGCCTCCCGCTCTACGTGCGGGTCGCACAGAGTCCCCGGCACGGGCGGGTCGTGCAGTTCGGGTTCGATCCCACCACACGGCGCGCAGCAGCTCAGTTCACTGCTGCGGAGCTCGAAGGCGCCACTGGAGAACAGGTACTGCGCGGCGTGCTGGCCCGCCGTCCCCAGCCCGAGCCCCAGCGGCAGCCCCGCACGATGGATCCCGGGCCCATCGCCCCGGACCGACTGCGTGAGGACCTCCTGAAGCTCATGGACGACCCGGACGCACCCAGCGTGCCCACTCTCCAGAACACGATGAGCGCCCTGAACCTGTACGTCGCGGTGACCGGACACCCGCAGCACGGGAACGTGCTGCGCTTCGGATTCGACGCCCAGGCCCCGGCCTCCGGCCTGTTCACCCGGGCCGACCTCCAGGGAGCCACGAGCGACAAGGTCGTCCAGATCGTGGAGCGCTACGGCGAAGCCTTCGTTCAGGACCGCTACGACGCCGACCGCGCGCGCCGGGTCCGTGACCGCCTCAAGGCCGCAGCCCAGCAACGCCAGATGCCCCAGGCGCCTTCCCCGGCCACTCCTTCAGGACAACCGCGGCAGCCCCGTCCGGACGAGCACGGACGGCAGGCCGCTCAGGCCGCCTCGCCGAGCCGGTGACGGAGCACACGGACCGCCTGGGGGAATCGGCCACAAGATTTCTGAGCCGCCAATCCCCCCAGGCGGGAGGGCCGCAGGTAGGCGGCACCCCCAACCACCCGTGATCCCTAGCGTCGAAAGGCACTTGATCTGCCCCAGGGAATGCAGGCGGCCCGGCCGCCACCCGTGATCATCAACGAGGTGACGAATTGGCCACTGCCCCCGAGGAGTTCCCGATCCCGACCCGCAGCACAGACGCCGGCTGGGACGAAGAGGACGCACCCTCGGCACTTGATGCCGTCGGCGAAGGATGGACGCACGAGGCAGACGCGCCGCGTGTCCTGACGCCTGCCCCAGGGTGGGTGACCGAGGAGGAGCCACCGTCGGGCCTCGTCACTCCCGATGAGGCCCCAGGCTGGTCTGCGGTGGATGACGTACCTCGCGTCCTCGCGCCCGAGCAGCACGCGGGGGAAGCCGACGGCCCCGCCGCCCCGAGCAGTGGGGGCGGCGCGTGGGGAGACGAAGACGCCCCTTCAGCTCTCGGCCCCGGAGCCGAAGGATGGGCGAGCCACCAGGACGCCCCGCGCGTCCTGGACCCATCCGCGGCGGAGCCGACTTCCCGGTTGGCGCCTGGAACTGGTTGGGCAACGGAAGAACCACCGTCTGGCCTGGCCGTTCCGGATGAGGCCCCGGGCTGGTCTGCAGGGGACGACGTACCTCGTGTACTGGCACCCGAGCAGGGCGCCGGGGAAGCATCCGGTCCCCCCGTCATCACGAATGCCGACGGGGGGTGGAGTGAGGAGGACGCGCCCTCGGCACTTGGTGCTGTGGCCCAGGGGTGGGGGAACGACGAGGACGCGCCGCGTGTATTGGACATGTCCGCGGCGGAGTCTTCCCCGACTGCGCCTGGATCTGGCTGGACGGCAAGCGAGGAACCGCCGTCCGGCTTGACCCCAGTCGACGCGGGCCCAGGATGGTCCACCGCGGACGATGTACCTCGTGTCCTCGCGCCTGGGCAGGACGGCGGCGAAACGGACGAACGCGCTGTCCCGACCAACGAGGCTGACGCGTGGGGTGAGGAGGACGCCCCCTCGGCACTCGGCACAGTGGCCGAAGGGTGGGGGAGCGACGAGGACGCGCCGCGCGTCCTTGACGCGTCCGCAGCGGAGCCGGTCTCCGCGACTGCGCCTGATTCAGTTTGGGAGCAGGAGTCTCCGTCAGGGCTGGCGGTCCCCGCATCGGCTCCGGGTTGGTCCGCAGCAGACGAAGTCCCGCGCGTCCTCCTACCCGAGCAGCGCGCCGGGGAAGCAGGCAGTGCGGCCCTCACCAGCAGTGCAGATGGTGCGTGGGGGGAGGAGGACGCACCGTCGGCATTCGATGCTGTAGCCGCGGGGTGGGCGAGTGAGGAAGACGCACCGCGCGCCTTGGCGCCGGATTCGGGTTGGGCGGAGGAGGAGCCGCCGTCGGGATTGGCGGATCCCGACCCGGTTGCGGGCTGGTCCGCAGCGGACGACGTTCCCCGCGTCCTCGCACCCGAGCGGGACGCGGGCGAAGCAGGCGGTGCGGCGCTCACCGGCAGCGCAGATGATGCTTGGTGGGATGAGGACGCGCCTTCGGCTCTTGGTGCTGTGGCCGAGGGGTGGGCGAGCGACCAGAACGCGCCGCGCGTCCTGACGCCGGATTCGGGTTGGGCAGAGGAGGAGGAGCCGCCGTCAGGGTTGACGGTTCCCGACCCGGTTGCGGGCTGGTCCGCAGCGGACGACGCTCCCCGCGTCCTCGCACCCGAGCAGAGGCCTCCGGGCGGATCCCGTCGCACCAACCTGCCCGGCCAGGACATGCCCGCCGACGCCCGCACCACAGCCCAGACGAACGACCGTGCGGCCACCGGGGCTCCCCGCACTGGGGCGAGGAGTCCCCGCAGCACCGACAGCCAGGCGGGGGACGCCGATGCCCGCGGTGACCCAGACGCACCCGCACTTCACCCCGCTGGCTCGGCTGCCAGCGACAGCACCTCCGAGCGAGAGAACCTCGCGCGGCGACCGGCGCCGCCTGCCCGCGCCACAGCGAACAGCCCTGCCCCGGCCGACGCATCGGCCGAGCGGCCCGACGCCGAAACCCAACCGGAGACCGGCCAAGGCGGGGACACCGACTCGAGCACCACGGAGGACGAGACCCGGACGTACGACACGTACGAGGAGGTCGTCACACCGAACGGCAGCGGATATGTCGTTGCGCAGAGCCCCGACGGCGTTCTCGTCAACGAGGGCGGCACGTACGAGCTCTACCCGACCGGGCGGCTGTCCCGGCCGGGCGAAGCGCGCCCGCCTGAGCCGGTGGATTTGGCCAGACAGGAGCGGAGGGCCCAGGACCTGGCCGCCGCCATGTCGCCCGAGGGCATGGCGCTGCACGGGCACGACGCACGTCTGGCGCGATTGAACCTGGACGAGGGCCACGGTGAGGTCATCGACAGCGCCGGAGAGGTCATCGGCTGGATCCGGCGCCGTGGCCGCACCTGGTACGGGCAGGACGCGCGCGGCGGTACTCGCAGCAGCACGTCCTGGGCCGAAGACAGCAAGGGCGGCCCGCTGCGCGCGGCCGAGCTCATGGCGAGCTTCGTCGTCCTCGGGACCACCAGCGACACCATGCCCGGCGGGCAGGCGTTCCGACACATCCGGCCCGAGGAAGTCACATCGCCGATCTTCTATTCGATGCTCAGTGAGGCCCAGACCCGCGAACTGCGCTCACTCGCAGAGGAGTGGAAAACCGTCGCCGACCCGGACCTCCGGACCGCGGCCGAGCAGTGGTCCCAGGAAGTCTCTACGGCCCAGATGCGCCGCCTGGCCACGGCCGTGGACGAGGTCGCCGCGCACACGGACACCACGACGCCGCAGGGACGGCGGCGACAGGGCGTGCTGCAGCGCCTGGCCGCCAACGTCCGCAGTCAAGCCCACGCCGCGGAAGGGGCGTTTTCGACGCTTCCCCCGCCCGGCGAGCCCGACCCCTGGGCCCGGTCCTACCGCCCGCAGGAGACGCAGCAGGCCGCCGCCGCTCCCACCAGCGCACCCAAGGAGACGCCCGCGCAGCCGGACACGGCGCTGCAGATGCCCGCGGACCTGCCCGCGACCGTGACGGCTGACGAACCCAGCGAGGACGTGGCCGACGCTCCCCAGCCGGAATCCACCGTCGCACCGCAGACGATACCCGGCGTCCCCGTTGCCTCCTCTACACCCGAGAGCGGCCGTCCGAGCCCGGCTCCGATGCCCTCCCGTACGGCACCGCCGCCCCTTGACCCGAGTGCCGCACCGGCGAGCACCGCCACCTCTGCCCCGACGGCACCCGAGGCCGCGAGCGAGGGAGCACGCCCCGCCCCGATCCTCCCCGGCGCACCGGCACCGTCCGGCCCGGCCGCTGCGACAGCCGAGACCGGTGAGGAGACCGCGGCACCGGCCACCGATTTCGAGGCACGTGGGCGCGCGAGGCTGGCCCAGATCGCGGCGGCAGGCGAAGTCCTCGGGATCGACCCGAGCGCGGGGGAGAGCTTCGAGGGGTACGCCGGCCGGTTCGATGGCGACTACGACATCACCCTGCCCAACGGCCGGTACTGCTACCGCACACCGGGCTTTACCCGCAAGAAGTACAGCGTCCGGTACATCCCCGATCCCACCTCGACCACGAATTCCAAGCAGATCGGAACGGTCAGCCGCGAGCGCGACATCATGCCCATGGTCCGCAGGCACGCCGCCAGGCATGCCGATCAGCGCGACCCGCTCGCGGTTGAACTGAACGAGCACGAGCAGAAGGCCCTGGACGACGTGGCCCGCGGGATCATCTCCCGGTCCCTGGGCGAGTGGTACCGCCACAACCCCCAAGGCAGGGGCAACGCACCCACCTACGACTGGACGACCCACGCGCTGTGGACCCTCAGTGCGCTCGGCCTCATCCATGTACCCCCTGTAGACCCCGACCGGCCCAAGGACCGCTTCGCAAGGCTCTCGGAACTCGGCGAGCGGCGGCACGCCGCGCCGCGAGGGGAACCGACCGCCGACACCCGGCAGCCGGGCGTCCAGGAACAGACCGCCATGTTCGCCGAGCCGGTGTCCGCCGCGACACCAGAGCTTGACGATCAAGCCGCCGCTGCAGCGGAATCCGCCCCCTCGACGGGCGAGACGGAAGCGGCACTGCCGCGGTTTTCCGGGGAGCGGCACCAGGCCCTCGCCGAAATCGCGCGCGGCACTATCAGCGTGGTCGACGGCGTGTTCATGCTGACCAACCCACGGCGCCCCACCCGACAGGCCCCTTCACAGAGGCACTTCCGTACGGTCCTGGACGAGGGGCTGGCACAAGACGCGGGCGGGCAGGTCCGCCTCTCCGAGCGCGGCTTCAACTGGTGCACCCACCACAACCTCACCCTGCCCGCCGTCCCCCGGGACACGGAGACCGTCGATCAGGCGCCGCTGCCCCCCATCGACTACGCAACCCTGGCCGTCCTCCCGGTACCCGAGGCGAGCGGAGGAACTCCGCTGCCACCCGCCCCGGCGCCCCTGCCCGCGGCCTGGCACAGGAGAGGTGGCGGGCGAAGCGAGGAGAGCGTCGAGGCCACCTATGCCATGGCGGCAGAGGCCGCTGAACGAGCCGCACGCTCGACGGCCCGCGACGTCGCGGACGTCGCGGCAGGCCCCGACCACGCGTACTGGACGTACCAGTATCCGCTGGCTCAGTACGACGAGAACGCTGCCACCGCGCTGGAAACCCTGGCCGACCCCGCCACCCACGGGTACGCGACCCGGGCCGTACTGAACCTGCGCGCTGCGCTGGAGGAGGCGGGCAAGGAGGCGACCGACCACTACGTGCAGAACGTGCGCAGCCCGCAGTGGAAGACCACGCAGGGGGTGCAGGCCGACGACGTCCACCGCGGCCGCGTCACCGGCATCGTCGTCACCTACCTCCTCGCGGTCCGTGAACACGCCAAGGCCTATGGTCTCGACGCGGACACCATCGTCAACGTGCTGGAGGATGCCACCGGATGGACGGGTGAGCTGCGCCAGCTCGGCAATGCGGCGGTCAAGTACCCGCAGCTGCCCGCTGCGGAGAATGTGGCTGAAGCCGCCCAGTACGTAGCCAACGCACTCCGCGCGTACGCGCTGGGCCAGACCGACACGGTCGACACCGTGGCCGACCGCCGCACGACCTGGCGCACTGTCGAACCCCGTCCGGTCCCCGCCGCCTCTGAAGAACCGGACCAGCAAGGCGCTGACGTGGCCCTGGTCGAGGGTGAGTCGCTGCCCGATTCGGCGGCCAGCCCGTCTGACCACGTCGGGCCTGCTGGTGCGGCCGCTGGGCTCGTGCCTGCGCAGGTGGAGGAGGGCGCGCTACTCGATCAGCCGGCTGTTGGACCGGAAGCACCGGACGTAGAAGGCGCTGGCGCAGAGGCGACCCCGAACACCGACGACGGCACCGTCGTCGAGGCCGGCGCATCAGCTCCGACCGCGGCCGACGACAGCACCCTCACCCAACAGGTTGCCCCCCGGGACCCGGCCCAGGACCAGGCCGCGCAGGCCCAACCCGAAGTCGGTGAGGCGACGTTGGAACAGCCGACGGAGACTCGCACCGACGAAGGCCTTCGCAAGGCTCCCCTCGCCTCGACACCGGCCACACGGTCCGAGGCCGGCGCCGCCCAGGCGCCGCCGACCTCCATAACCGCCCCCTCCGCGATCAGCCCGGCCGTCCCCGGGCCGGTGCCGGAGGACGCGGCACCGGAGGACGGCCCCGACACCTCCACTCTGCTCGCCGAGACCACACCCGCGCCCACCGGCACACAGGAGGTTCCCGGTACCGAGCCGGATCCCACGGCAGCGGACGCCGCCACCGTCGCGCCCGGCGACCGGCCGGGGAGTGCCACTCCCGAGTCCGGGATCCGACCGCCACGCCCATCAGCCGCCGTACGTGAGGAGGGCACCGTGGCCACCAGCGCGCAGCCGAGCGAGGCCGCAGCCGTAGACCCCGCCGCCCCCGGCCACACCGAGTCCCGGGACACGCGGTTGGACATGGACGCCGCTGAGCCCTACCCGGACGCGGCTACCTACGCCGCCGCTCACGAGGCCCTGCTGACAGAGCTCGACCAGCACGAACAATGGCTTTCGCGTACCCCGGCAGCAGAGGAAGCAGCAACCACTCTGGCCGGTGCTGGCGCCCTCGGCCTTCCCGGCCTGACCGCCCTGCTCGCCTTGCAGGCTGCTCTCGCCCCGGGCGCGGACGACGGCAACCAGCGCACACGCCTCGCACAACAACTGGGCCACCACATCCGGTGCGCACAGCTGACCATGGCCAAGTTCGTCCTCGGCCAGGCCGGGCGCAGCAACCACGCTCCGCGACTGCGCGAGCTGCACAAGATCGCGTTCCAGGGCGAGTTCATCGCCTTCGTCCAGCAGACCGAGGACGGCGAGATGGAGCTCGGCCAGTACCTCAAGCACCGCGCTCAGCAGGTTCCCCAGCAACCCGTCGGCACCGAGGACCCCGCCGAAGAGACGCCCGAGACGGCAGAGGAGGCCACCGCGATGGCTGTGGACCCGGATGACGACAGCCAGATGCCCATATTCGAGTTGCCGCCCGGCGAGGTCCTC encodes the following:
- a CDS encoding toprim domain-containing protein; the encoded protein is MTVPDPVAGWSAADDAPRVLAPEQRPPGGSRRTNLPGQDMPADARTTAQTNDRAATGAPRTGARSPRSTDSQAGDADARGDPDAPALHPAGSAASDSTSERENLARRPAPPARATANSPAPADASAERPDAETQPETGQGGDTDSSTTEDETRTYDTYEEVVTPNGSGYVVAQSPDGVLVNEGGTYELYPTGRLSRPGEARPPEPVDLARQERRAQDLAAAMSPEGMALHGHDARLARLNLDEGHGEVIDSAGEVIGWIRRRGRTWYGQDARGGTRSSTSWAEDSKGGPLRAAELMASFVVLGTTSDTMPGGQAFRHIRPEEVTSPIFYSMLSEAQTRELRSLAEEWKTVADPDLRTAAEQWSQEVSTAQMRRLATAVDEVAAHTDTTTPQGRRRQGVLQRLAANVRSQAHAAEGAFSTLPPPGEPDPWARSYRPQETQQAAAAPTSAPKETPAQPDTALQMPADLPATVTADEPSEDVADAPQPESTVAPQTIPGVPVASSTPESGRPSPAPMPSRTAPPPLDPSAAPASTATSAPTAPEAASEGARPAPILPGAPAPSGPAAATAETGEETAAPATDFEARGRARLAQIAAAGEVLGIDPSAGESFEGYAGRFDGDYDITLPNGRYCYRTPGFTRKKYSVRYIPDPTSTTNSKQIGTVSRERDIMPMVRRHAARHADQRDPLAVELNEHEQKALDDVARGIISRSLGEWYRHNPQGRGNAPTYDWTTHALWTLSALGLIHVPPVDPDRPKDRFARLSELGERRHAAPRGEPTADTRQPGVQEQTAMFAEPVSAATPELDDQAAAAAESAPSTGETEAALPRFSGERHQALAEIARGTISVVDGVFMLTNPRRPTRQAPSQRHFRTVLDEGLAQDAGGQVRLSERGFNWCTHHNLTLPAVPRDTETVDQAPLPPIDYATLAVLPVPEASGGTPLPPAPAPLPAAWHRRGGGRSEESVEATYAMAAEAAERAARSTARDVADVAAGPDHAYWTYQYPLAQYDENAATALETLADPATHGYATRAVLNLRAALEEAGKEATDHYVQNVRSPQWKTTQGVQADDVHRGRVTGIVVTYLLAVREHAKAYGLDADTIVNVLEDATGWTGELRQLGNAAVKYPQLPAAENVAEAAQYVANALRAYALGQTDTVDTVADRRTTWRTVEPRPVPAASEEPDQQGADVALVEGESLPDSAASPSDHVGPAGAAAGLVPAQVEEGALLDQPAVGPEAPDVEGAGAEATPNTDDGTVVEAGASAPTAADDSTLTQQVAPRDPAQDQAAQAQPEVGEATLEQPTETRTDEGLRKAPLASTPATRSEAGAAQAPPTSITAPSAISPAVPGPVPEDAAPEDGPDTSTLLAETTPAPTGTQEVPGTEPDPTAADAATVAPGDRPGSATPESGIRPPRPSAAVREEGTVATSAQPSEAAAVDPAAPGHTESRDTRLDMDAAEPYPDAATYAAAHEALLTELDQHEQWLSRTPAAEEAATTLAGAGALGLPGLTALLALQAALAPGADDGNQRTRLAQQLGHHIRCAQLTMAKFVLGQAGRSNHAPRLRELHKIAFQGEFIAFVQQTEDGEMELGQYLKHRAQQVPQQPVGTEDPAEETPETAEEATAMAVDPDDDSQMPIFELPPGEVLMSAAEAAPRLQAQAQTHLASGAPGIELLAHIHGRPVYAMVTLDAESVRSLYLGLALPDEEANARTVSIGADHLARVTPEVLLAAVTAWMNASDDGDRPLLDYVPSAAAQMAVAPGPDQGQPAPAEAEQPAPALAPAAPAATTADTTTAPAPPVAEAVAPRNPPGSAEMSAPAAPATVAAPDPGVEAATDGAATPLAEETPKAPGSGTGEEQAAAPISTGASSVHADSAAGPEGTQGQSQDGAEQRETTPAATEQPPPALADPVAQLTALARSALTDLGVTLEATGVLTADHTVVITLETSGNAEQDREVADNLRPALHEAIRQHPEQGLAAYRVDFQHTPQVGQGALQDATGSTAAPVPRERLIAANNAAAKIFTDRLQSDPNAQLARTYLTEERQLPPEVQQEWGLGYAPSDPRAGRWDPLVRALRDQGFTDEELLQAGLATRSRRDTLIDPFRDRIMFAIHDEHGDIVGFSGRRIDRPGETEAQAKERGGPKYFNTSNDAALFSKGDMVFGLHHPAQAQALASSSGPRVSVEGYLDAVAVARATAAVPLEQRPVVGAPMGTAFTERQLTVLRGLDTDNPRSHIVFLDADDSGRKVLLDKWDLLLQAAGETTVTSAPDAKDAAKLWEEGINADGDGASPVLRVLEQRQPLLNAAVEAVLMKNADEGERVNHAFDSAKFFPRTRAIAAQAARYIHQTMQTQAPGDTAALEQAALDWAKRLDQEWSIPGHMTATAVLLGPGKHHEDYENEVYEQALDLLAADPEGYFANDSHVRSRQSATEPAPATAPASPDGTGPAAARPGQWPAGTRASGPVTSTSAPTDEPDPARDELVLSMVLPSPVDGKPVEHTDRTTAAYTLHTAVHERLGQHTTENPEPNRLPQPLKLGTIYGVDLSTSGDDQTNEDPTVVVWLGPSRTDSLRMSYSRLVEMTGPELLAAVEWRAAQAAGLLGAPLSQTWRDAVRSILPPQFPAQPTPAQLADLLDTIAQGPDGSAERTRHRAEQALALYTAGHPDLALNVLAADDHIWVLRNDGSWIQEEAIGTELSWEELDNGFSQESAELDDIAQAAAAQPPGDPAPMPADLTVAHHSAHEALAALRPYSIGLPNTRYEKITDLVAQMDASEPALRRLHGPDGEQLMNRAKTSFIRILEGLATVASKIRLTGLNARLERTVARLRGQDPDTPPAPRAVRTDRRMQDLAHIERDLERRMAAPTTTLAERGELQEQWIINRARWRARYEQLHGQPPGADFLPDNGLVAGAPPVPNLIAAHDLLAERLSARVVELRDTDPHTGEESNPYEPTADLLNGVAWAYQQRLIGIVPTGEDPQGPIPAAQLRQAALTVTSHQNASPLTLRRAMSVTAERADRLLHRLEEQQILGPYRADAPRTVLARPADIDSLLARPATPPALRKPVAEPAPAPAADPAELDEDRIRKMVSKILADQQKRSEPRSGAEQAERTAPAPRARKSAHREAEANALAASQTTPLAPSQP